In Terriglobus sp. TAA 43, a single window of DNA contains:
- a CDS encoding TonB-dependent receptor, with protein sequence MTFRNPLSRMTLGAGLLQPMRIAAPLALVATMTLTAGAQLAGKGAINGRVVDNTGAAIPDATVTIKDNATNKLQSLKSSGSGEYSFSLDPGKYTITVAHDGFKSVTQENVNVNALQTFSVDLTLPTGETTESVTVVDTPPTLETSNATLGVTIEQEQYSALPLIQDGGGQRRATDFAALLPGVNSQTTNGNQTTNAGSVNGSGSRGAVSAIYINGVPITSVAGEGDPRFVWTSMAVDAIEQFQVQTVGYSAIYEGQGVQNYVVKRGTNNIHGAVYDYFRDTGLDTWGFQQTINPVTGRAQKPTEHQHEYGLFAGLPIIKDKLFVFGGYEGYRFSRQVPFQLQTIPTARMRQGDFGEFVTNPASCGTAPTTQAVAGCIYDPDSTRLVTINVNGKATQAYQRTPFANNIIPGSRLSPVAQRMQSYLPAPTNGNVNNNYLVNYKTGLNNWTTTNRVDWTINQKQAASVVLAWGRQATTAPAAVTVSSTSNGMPPPYISSQQFAPKTKVFLFEHTYAITPHVTNQLKYGFGRYDGPGYNQDIGGNYGAAANGIQGLPAGQAQDSFPTVTFSGNTNINRWAGYSSNRPVANGYVLLDNLQWVKGSHTFTFGYQIAWMQYNFLNNATGVNPLQLTFSNALTAGYSNNTTALSTSGQGYASYMLGAANSGGFTLSSVPETGGRFRPQSPYFQDNWKVTSKLTLDYGLRWDYFPTYREVKNRFAYFDPNATNPLTGSKGALAFGGYGNGLCNCSSPVHDYMKNFGPRVGFAYQADPKTVFRGSFSVIYTHGNANGGSATSRQGSGLQGYSVSPSTTVVQPTASQTGTQYWKIDNPYPTYTLPPTLDPGLGTSYTTATTASSQTPTYADPYYGGRAPQFLNWNFGLQREISPSTTLTISYVGSQGHFLQPDSLNGRGIASNQLDPKYLGLGTQLANTATAANLATAGVTVPYASFGGSQNPSIAQALKPYAQYGSISDAYGFVGNTRFHALQVYMTKRLTHGLTFMTNYQWAKSIDNNATFRSGYDIPAAYASDGKFHAARSLDKSLSLGDQRHKFVVTGAYNLPFGTGALGGGNAFTRTAFGGFKLSGIFQAFSGAPLSIVMNSCNTNPSQNVCYPFLNPSYSGNGQIQGSTRPKTSADLGTTQYLDSSAFLSTANTPNYMFSTTARSAPLSGLFQPGNYNLDMSLRRAIDIPTGRHEGTKLVLEADYFNVTNHTRFVYSQSNAVISTFGTSSYGTKVRDTTVPYIRALQLAARIEF encoded by the coding sequence ATGACGTTTCGCAACCCACTATCCCGCATGACGCTTGGAGCAGGTCTTCTGCAGCCAATGCGCATTGCGGCGCCACTCGCCTTGGTGGCCACCATGACTCTCACAGCGGGAGCGCAGCTTGCCGGCAAGGGCGCCATCAATGGCCGTGTCGTGGACAACACTGGCGCCGCCATCCCTGATGCGACAGTCACCATCAAGGACAACGCAACAAACAAGCTGCAGAGTCTGAAGTCGAGCGGTTCGGGTGAGTACAGCTTCTCCCTTGACCCCGGCAAGTACACGATCACAGTCGCCCACGATGGCTTCAAGTCCGTGACGCAGGAGAATGTGAACGTCAATGCATTGCAGACGTTCTCCGTCGATCTGACACTGCCCACCGGTGAGACAACGGAATCGGTTACGGTCGTCGACACGCCGCCGACCCTCGAAACCTCCAATGCCACGTTGGGTGTCACCATCGAGCAGGAGCAGTACTCTGCGCTGCCGCTGATTCAGGATGGCGGCGGCCAGCGTCGTGCGACCGACTTCGCGGCTCTCCTGCCGGGCGTGAACTCCCAGACCACCAACGGCAACCAGACGACGAACGCGGGGTCGGTCAACGGTAGCGGTAGCCGTGGTGCGGTTTCGGCGATCTACATCAACGGCGTGCCCATCACCTCGGTAGCTGGTGAAGGCGACCCGCGCTTTGTATGGACGTCTATGGCCGTGGACGCAATCGAGCAGTTCCAGGTGCAGACCGTCGGCTATTCGGCAATCTACGAAGGCCAGGGCGTACAAAACTACGTGGTGAAGCGCGGTACCAACAACATCCACGGCGCTGTGTACGACTACTTCCGTGACACCGGCCTGGATACCTGGGGATTCCAGCAGACAATCAACCCTGTGACGGGCCGCGCGCAGAAGCCAACCGAACATCAGCACGAATATGGCTTGTTCGCAGGTTTGCCCATCATCAAAGACAAGCTGTTTGTCTTTGGTGGGTACGAAGGCTATCGCTTCTCGCGCCAGGTGCCATTCCAGCTTCAGACGATCCCCACCGCTCGCATGCGTCAGGGTGATTTTGGCGAGTTCGTCACGAATCCCGCGAGCTGCGGCACTGCCCCCACTACGCAGGCCGTTGCGGGTTGCATCTACGATCCAGACAGCACAAGGCTTGTGACGATCAACGTGAACGGTAAGGCGACGCAGGCCTATCAACGTACGCCGTTTGCCAATAACATCATTCCGGGTTCGCGCCTGTCTCCAGTGGCGCAGCGCATGCAGTCCTATCTGCCAGCGCCGACCAACGGCAACGTAAACAACAACTACCTGGTCAACTACAAGACTGGCCTCAACAACTGGACCACCACAAATCGCGTTGACTGGACGATCAATCAGAAGCAGGCGGCATCGGTTGTGCTGGCCTGGGGACGCCAGGCGACCACCGCGCCCGCAGCCGTGACGGTTTCTTCAACGTCAAACGGCATGCCACCGCCGTACATCTCGTCGCAGCAGTTCGCGCCAAAGACGAAGGTGTTCCTGTTCGAGCACACGTATGCCATCACCCCGCACGTCACGAACCAGTTGAAGTACGGTTTTGGTCGCTACGACGGTCCAGGCTACAACCAGGACATCGGCGGTAATTACGGCGCTGCAGCGAATGGCATCCAGGGACTTCCCGCAGGTCAGGCACAGGACTCGTTCCCGACGGTCACATTCAGCGGCAACACCAACATCAACCGCTGGGCTGGTTATTCCAGCAATCGTCCCGTCGCCAACGGTTATGTACTGCTGGACAACCTGCAGTGGGTGAAGGGAAGCCACACGTTTACCTTTGGCTACCAGATCGCCTGGATGCAGTACAACTTCCTGAACAACGCAACGGGAGTCAATCCGCTTCAGCTTACGTTTTCCAATGCGCTGACAGCGGGTTACAGCAACAACACGACCGCGCTTTCGACTTCCGGTCAGGGCTACGCCAGCTACATGCTGGGAGCGGCCAATTCGGGTGGTTTCACGTTGTCTTCAGTACCTGAAACAGGCGGTCGTTTCCGTCCGCAATCGCCCTATTTCCAGGACAACTGGAAGGTCACTTCAAAGCTCACGCTCGACTACGGTTTGCGTTGGGATTACTTCCCAACGTATCGCGAAGTGAAGAACCGCTTCGCCTACTTCGACCCGAATGCAACGAATCCGCTCACGGGATCGAAGGGCGCGCTCGCTTTCGGTGGCTATGGCAATGGGCTCTGCAACTGCAGCAGCCCCGTGCATGACTACATGAAGAACTTCGGCCCCCGCGTTGGATTTGCCTACCAGGCCGATCCCAAAACGGTGTTCCGCGGAAGCTTCAGTGTGATCTACACCCACGGCAACGCGAACGGTGGTTCGGCGACCAGCCGTCAGGGCTCTGGTTTGCAAGGCTACAGCGTGAGCCCAAGCACCACGGTTGTTCAACCGACCGCCAGCCAGACGGGAACGCAATACTGGAAGATCGACAACCCGTATCCGACCTATACCTTGCCGCCAACGCTTGATCCGGGCTTGGGTACGTCGTACACAACTGCAACGACCGCTTCCTCACAGACACCCACGTACGCTGACCCGTACTACGGTGGACGTGCACCGCAGTTCCTGAACTGGAACTTCGGCCTGCAGCGTGAGATCAGCCCGAGCACTACGTTGACCATCAGCTACGTCGGGTCGCAGGGACACTTCCTGCAGCCGGACAGCCTTAACGGTCGCGGCATTGCCAGCAACCAGCTTGATCCCAAGTACCTGGGACTGGGAACACAATTGGCGAACACGGCTACCGCTGCAAATCTGGCAACGGCAGGCGTCACAGTACCGTACGCCAGCTTCGGTGGATCGCAGAACCCCTCCATTGCTCAGGCTCTGAAGCCTTACGCGCAGTATGGCAGCATCAGCGACGCATATGGATTCGTAGGCAACACTCGCTTCCATGCGCTGCAGGTGTACATGACGAAGCGTCTGACACACGGCCTCACCTTCATGACGAACTATCAGTGGGCGAAGTCGATCGACAACAACGCAACCTTCCGTTCCGGCTACGACATTCCGGCAGCCTACGCATCGGACGGAAAGTTCCATGCCGCGCGTTCGCTGGACAAGAGCCTGTCGCTGGGCGATCAGCGTCACAAGTTCGTCGTGACCGGCGCCTACAATCTACCCTTTGGCACCGGCGCGCTGGGTGGGGGCAATGCGTTCACTCGTACGGCGTTTGGCGGTTTCAAGCTGTCGGGTATCTTCCAGGCGTTCTCTGGTGCGCCACTGTCCATTGTGATGAACTCGTGCAACACGAACCCGTCGCAGAACGTCTGCTATCCGTTCCTGAACCCAAGCTATTCGGGTAACGGACAGATTCAGGGCAGTACCCGTCCGAAGACCTCGGCCGACCTGGGAACCACGCAGTATCTGGATTCCAGTGCGTTCCTGAGCACGGCGAACACGCCGAACTATATGTTCAGCACGACGGCGCGTTCGGCCCCACTGTCGGGACTGTTCCAGCCGGGCAACTACAACCTGGACATGAGCCTTCGCCGGGCGATCGACATCCCGACCGGACGGCATGAAGGTACCAAGCTGGTGCTTGAGGCAGACTACTTCAACGTGACGAACCACACACGGTTCGTTTACAGCCAGTCAAATGCCGTTATCAGCACCTTTGGCACGTCCAGCTACGGCACCAAGGTTCGTGACACAACGGTTCCTTATATCCGCGCGCTGCAGCTTGCTGCACGTATCGAGTTCTAA
- a CDS encoding pectinesterase family protein: MRRIPLALLAALTCVTTCPAQSLKHVTVARDGKSDFHTLQEAIDHAPTDGEEIRIAPGTYREKIHISTPNIHLIGTGKQPQDVVLSWNDSAKSAGGTGKSGSVSVDADGFMAENLTIENTWELEHTRTEEGSQAVALLMSSDRAVLDNVRLIAAQDTLYANSRTCHDNLPKDGSPPSPGRAACQASRQYFRNCYIEGHVDFIFGDAKAVFDHCELHARHNSNVMFTAQSRQFPEEDSGYYFLHCRITGDSQPAEKLVLGRPWRTYSTVLFYDTEIQPMLAADGWSEWGGKLKTSTYREYLSHGPGVNGEHRIVSYPPLSPEEEGRLTANALLAGEDGWNPVAAADSLRHRR, from the coding sequence GTGCGCCGAATTCCTCTTGCTTTGCTTGCTGCTCTTACTTGCGTGACGACCTGCCCTGCGCAGTCGTTGAAACATGTCACCGTAGCGCGTGATGGGAAGTCAGACTTCCATACGCTGCAGGAGGCGATCGATCATGCGCCCACCGATGGCGAAGAGATTCGCATCGCTCCGGGCACCTATCGCGAGAAGATTCATATCAGCACGCCAAACATCCATTTGATCGGCACCGGGAAGCAGCCACAGGATGTCGTGTTGAGCTGGAATGATTCTGCGAAGAGCGCAGGCGGCACAGGAAAGAGCGGTAGTGTCAGTGTCGACGCAGATGGGTTCATGGCAGAGAACCTGACCATCGAGAACACCTGGGAGCTGGAGCACACGCGAACCGAGGAGGGCTCGCAGGCCGTCGCGCTGTTGATGAGCAGTGATCGCGCCGTGCTGGACAACGTGCGACTGATTGCGGCGCAGGACACACTCTACGCTAATAGCCGTACGTGTCACGACAATCTGCCGAAGGACGGGAGCCCACCTTCTCCGGGACGCGCGGCATGCCAGGCATCAAGGCAATACTTCCGCAACTGCTATATCGAAGGCCACGTGGACTTCATCTTTGGCGACGCGAAGGCTGTCTTCGATCACTGCGAACTGCACGCGAGGCACAATAGCAATGTGATGTTCACGGCGCAGAGCCGTCAGTTCCCTGAAGAAGATTCGGGATACTACTTCCTGCATTGCCGCATCACCGGCGATTCGCAACCCGCCGAAAAGCTTGTGCTGGGAAGGCCGTGGCGCACGTACTCGACGGTGCTCTTCTACGACACGGAGATTCAACCGATGTTAGCCGCCGATGGTTGGTCAGAGTGGGGCGGCAAACTGAAGACCAGCACCTATCGCGAATACCTTTCGCACGGCCCCGGAGTGAACGGAGAACATCGGATCGTGTCCTATCCTCCGTTGTCTCCGGAAGAAGAAGGGCGCCTTACTGCTAATGCTCTCTTGGCTGGCGAAGACGGTTGGAACCCTGTGGCCGCGGCCGACAGCTTGCGTCACCGCAGGTAA
- a CDS encoding GDSL-type esterase/lipase family protein, whose translation MSWHKVSFSVALLVASTMSAFGQEAHVGNNPAQRKAGTSVRIDLIGDSTQTDNAGYGRGFCANLSPQVDCLNMAKGGASTKTYRELGLWDRALATKPDYMLIQFGHNDMESAEHNDRQVPIAVYEQNLRKFVTEARNHGIKPVLVTPLTRRYFQADGKIHSDLLKHAAVMKQVAANMHVALIDLQSESIAYLDSIGEVAGTKLGITKKDGQGRTIADKTHLNWQGSYVFGRMVAMDLGSAVPALKKFVLAQAATLPAEGQLAMRVIQQAPFKIVLAGDSTVATEGGWGPGFCATLTSNVSCVDVAMNGRSTKSYIDEGLWQKALDEKGNYYFIQFGHNDQKPDPKRHADADGLYAENLRRFIHDVRAMGAIPVLVTPLSRRNYKDGALVKDGLEDYAASVRKVGAEEKVTVVDLFSVSQKYLSGITQQQADTFDMVGHPDEKAENAGAAKPDRTHLNDKGKAIFGRMVADNVIRVQVELGPNVNGLPDGALAVLQAAPTDGH comes from the coding sequence ATGTCTTGGCATAAGGTTTCATTTTCTGTCGCGCTTCTCGTCGCAAGCACCATGAGTGCGTTCGGACAGGAAGCGCACGTCGGCAATAATCCTGCGCAACGTAAGGCAGGAACTTCTGTGCGTATTGATCTGATCGGAGACTCAACGCAGACGGACAATGCGGGATATGGCCGTGGCTTCTGCGCGAATCTGTCTCCGCAGGTCGATTGCCTCAACATGGCCAAGGGCGGTGCAAGCACCAAGACGTATCGCGAACTTGGGCTGTGGGATCGCGCGCTCGCCACGAAGCCGGATTACATGTTGATTCAGTTCGGCCACAACGACATGGAATCGGCTGAACATAACGATCGTCAGGTTCCAATCGCTGTATACGAGCAGAACCTACGAAAGTTTGTGACCGAGGCGCGAAACCACGGCATCAAGCCGGTACTGGTGACGCCGTTAACACGCCGCTACTTTCAAGCGGACGGAAAGATCCATAGCGATCTTCTGAAGCACGCAGCAGTGATGAAACAGGTCGCTGCCAACATGCATGTGGCATTGATTGATCTGCAGAGCGAAAGCATTGCGTATCTGGACAGCATCGGCGAGGTTGCCGGCACCAAGCTTGGGATCACGAAAAAAGACGGACAGGGAAGAACGATCGCTGACAAGACACACCTGAACTGGCAGGGGAGCTATGTCTTCGGTCGAATGGTCGCAATGGATCTTGGAAGCGCCGTGCCCGCATTGAAGAAGTTTGTGCTTGCACAGGCCGCAACCCTACCTGCAGAAGGGCAGCTTGCCATGCGTGTGATCCAGCAGGCACCGTTCAAGATTGTTCTTGCGGGTGACTCCACGGTTGCTACAGAAGGCGGCTGGGGGCCTGGATTCTGCGCCACACTAACCTCCAACGTCTCGTGCGTTGATGTGGCCATGAATGGTCGCAGCACGAAGAGCTATATCGACGAGGGCCTGTGGCAAAAAGCACTGGACGAGAAAGGGAACTACTACTTCATCCAGTTCGGCCACAACGATCAGAAACCCGATCCGAAACGTCATGCGGATGCAGACGGACTCTACGCGGAGAATCTGCGTCGCTTCATTCACGATGTTCGCGCGATGGGTGCGATTCCTGTTTTAGTGACACCCCTGTCTCGTCGCAACTACAAGGATGGCGCACTGGTGAAGGATGGTCTGGAAGACTATGCGGCTTCCGTTCGTAAAGTGGGTGCCGAGGAGAAGGTGACGGTCGTTGATTTGTTCAGCGTGTCGCAAAAGTATCTCAGTGGCATCACGCAGCAGCAGGCCGATACCTTTGACATGGTTGGTCATCCAGATGAGAAGGCGGAAAATGCAGGCGCCGCCAAGCCCGATCGCACACACCTGAATGACAAAGGTAAGGCTATCTTTGGGCGCATGGTTGCCGACAATGTAATCCGCGTACAGGTGGAACTGGGACCCAATGTCAATGGACTTCCAGACGGCGCGCTGGCCGTGTTGCAGGCTGCTCCCACCGACGGGCACTAA
- a CDS encoding glycoside hydrolase family 28 protein, whose amino-acid sequence MKRYAVAVLLFAPPLLLHAQDTRHVIEPVIPPACTVLKAQLHATSNALGEEDEKKLDSERIQKAMDHCGEGKAVVLKSDGVSNAFLSGPLELRNGVTLMIDKGVTLYASRDPRLFDATPDTCGITGPQAKNCLALINVRDVKNAAVMGDGVIDGRGDKQILGKTFTWWQQSRAMEPTNTKYSAPRLIVANHADGLILYRIRLHNSPNFHVTVSNTNGFTAWGVHLLTPTVRGTDARNTDGIDPGSSENVTVAKSWIDNGDDNIAIKASVHHMSVLDNHFYSGHGMSMGSEARDESDIYVDTLTLDHTTSGIRIKSNVQRGGIVRGVSYRNVCMRNVAMPISISPFYTGQTTDGIEDTGLKGDMTPDYKGIHIEDVLSITPGIVQVAGLNKDHISEVTLNGVEVRGIQPAQMRARFAAFTYGPKGANISFSGEGVTSNPATPPAVKPTLSCDGKFVPYED is encoded by the coding sequence TTGAAACGCTATGCAGTCGCAGTACTTCTGTTTGCTCCACCGCTTCTCCTCCACGCACAGGACACCCGGCACGTCATTGAGCCGGTGATCCCTCCCGCATGCACGGTGTTGAAGGCGCAACTCCATGCGACCAGCAACGCATTGGGGGAGGAGGACGAAAAGAAACTGGACTCCGAGCGTATCCAGAAGGCCATGGATCATTGCGGCGAAGGCAAGGCGGTGGTCCTCAAATCGGATGGCGTCTCCAACGCTTTTCTCAGCGGGCCGCTGGAATTACGCAATGGCGTGACACTGATGATTGATAAAGGCGTAACGCTGTACGCATCGCGGGATCCTCGGCTCTTTGATGCAACGCCAGATACCTGCGGCATTACAGGGCCACAGGCGAAGAACTGCCTCGCGTTAATCAACGTGCGCGACGTGAAGAACGCCGCTGTCATGGGTGATGGTGTGATTGATGGACGCGGCGACAAACAGATCCTGGGCAAAACTTTCACGTGGTGGCAGCAGTCACGAGCCATGGAACCGACGAACACGAAATACTCCGCGCCAAGGCTGATCGTCGCGAACCACGCGGATGGATTGATCCTGTATCGCATTCGCCTCCACAACTCGCCCAACTTTCATGTGACGGTGAGCAATACCAACGGCTTCACAGCGTGGGGCGTTCATCTGCTGACACCAACCGTGCGCGGTACAGACGCACGCAATACCGACGGCATTGATCCTGGTTCCTCAGAGAACGTGACCGTAGCCAAAAGCTGGATTGATAACGGCGACGACAACATCGCAATCAAGGCCAGCGTGCACCACATGAGCGTGTTAGATAACCACTTCTACAGCGGTCACGGTATGTCGATGGGGTCCGAGGCCCGCGATGAATCGGACATCTACGTAGACACGCTGACGTTGGACCACACGACCAGTGGCATTCGCATTAAGAGCAACGTGCAGCGCGGCGGAATCGTGCGCGGTGTGAGCTACCGCAACGTGTGCATGCGTAATGTCGCGATGCCGATTTCCATTTCTCCGTTCTACACCGGACAAACAACCGATGGCATTGAAGACACCGGCCTGAAAGGCGATATGACACCCGATTACAAGGGCATCCACATCGAAGATGTGCTTAGTATCACTCCGGGTATCGTGCAGGTCGCAGGACTGAACAAAGACCACATCAGTGAAGTCACGCTGAACGGCGTGGAAGTGCGCGGCATTCAGCCTGCGCAGATGCGGGCTCGGTTTGCTGCCTTCACTTACGGACCGAAGGGCGCGAATATTAGCTTCTCAGGCGAGGGCGTAACGAGCAACCCAGCCACGCCGCCTGCAGTGAAGCCCACTCTTTCTTGCGATGGCAAGTTTGTTCCGTATGAGGATTAA
- a CDS encoding VOC family protein produces the protein MNKNIAGLALWSAMLLPALHAQVESPSAAQKPAIVGIAHVAIRVADLQASRAFYEKLGFAQPFEITKDGKVTEAFIKLNDRQYLELYPADAGQTAAFLHVCFEAVNLPGLYPIYTANGVVAPPVRKAGAGNMLLAWKGPEGQTEEITEYLPGSKHSNDFGQHLDGDRIATHLAAAVVPMKDPAATAEYFIQKMNFVDGGVREGAHVTSPAGGKDGSFAFLSQSSPEKLVLVFTGVKEKETLRKLQKQGLPATVEHHRVLARDPDGNLLVFTSH, from the coding sequence ATGAACAAGAACATTGCTGGCTTGGCCCTTTGGTCCGCGATGCTGCTGCCGGCACTCCATGCGCAAGTAGAGTCGCCCAGTGCAGCGCAGAAGCCCGCGATCGTCGGCATTGCGCATGTGGCGATTCGTGTGGCCGACTTGCAGGCATCCCGCGCGTTCTACGAGAAACTTGGCTTCGCGCAACCGTTTGAAATTACCAAGGACGGCAAGGTTACAGAAGCGTTCATCAAGCTGAATGACCGCCAGTATCTGGAACTATATCCAGCAGACGCAGGGCAGACGGCGGCGTTTCTGCATGTGTGCTTTGAGGCGGTGAATCTGCCGGGTCTGTATCCGATTTACACCGCGAATGGTGTGGTTGCGCCGCCTGTACGCAAGGCTGGGGCAGGGAACATGCTGCTGGCGTGGAAGGGGCCGGAAGGGCAAACCGAAGAGATCACGGAATACCTTCCGGGTTCGAAACACAGCAACGATTTTGGCCAGCACCTGGACGGGGACCGCATCGCAACACATCTCGCTGCGGCAGTGGTTCCCATGAAGGATCCAGCAGCTACGGCGGAGTATTTCATCCAGAAAATGAACTTCGTGGACGGAGGCGTGCGCGAGGGCGCGCACGTCACGTCTCCTGCCGGTGGCAAGGACGGCTCATTCGCTTTTCTGTCTCAGAGTTCGCCGGAGAAGCTTGTGCTGGTCTTCACCGGCGTCAAAGAGAAAGAAACGTTGCGAAAACTACAAAAACAAGGCCTTCCGGCCACTGTAGAGCATCATCGCGTTCTGGCTCGTGATCCGGACGGGAATTTGCTGGTGTTCACCTCGCATTAG
- a CDS encoding glucose 1-dehydrogenase, with protein MSTSASSLDLFRLDGKVALVTGAASGLGAAIAVGLAQAGASVAVHGNRRPADETAAAIGGFAAAFQADLAETEGARTLFDQAKAKFGRVDILINNAGMIHRNEAESVLLEDWQRVLQVNLTSVFQLSQLVGRDLISRNAPGKIVNIASLLSFQGGIRVPAYAASKGGVAQLTKALANEWAVKQIQVNAIAPGYFATTNTEALQADETRNRQILERIPAGRWGQPSDLVGATLFLSSAASDYVTGTVLTVDGGWMAR; from the coding sequence ATGTCGACTTCAGCTTCTTCGCTCGATCTGTTTCGGTTGGATGGAAAGGTCGCTCTGGTGACTGGCGCGGCCAGCGGTCTTGGTGCTGCCATTGCCGTGGGCCTTGCCCAGGCCGGTGCGTCCGTCGCAGTGCATGGAAACCGCCGTCCAGCAGATGAAACTGCGGCTGCCATTGGCGGTTTTGCCGCCGCGTTTCAGGCAGATCTGGCCGAAACAGAAGGCGCACGCACCCTCTTTGACCAGGCGAAGGCGAAGTTCGGCCGCGTTGACATCCTCATCAATAACGCTGGAATGATCCATCGTAATGAAGCGGAGAGCGTGCTGCTGGAGGACTGGCAGCGCGTGTTGCAGGTGAACCTGACGAGCGTGTTCCAGCTTTCGCAGCTCGTGGGTCGCGATCTGATCAGCCGCAACGCACCGGGCAAGATTGTGAACATCGCGTCGCTCTTGAGCTTTCAGGGCGGCATCCGCGTGCCTGCCTATGCTGCGTCGAAGGGCGGTGTGGCTCAGTTGACCAAGGCATTGGCGAACGAATGGGCTGTGAAGCAAATTCAGGTGAATGCGATCGCTCCTGGCTATTTCGCAACGACGAATACCGAAGCATTGCAAGCCGACGAAACCCGCAATCGGCAGATCCTGGAACGCATTCCTGCTGGTCGCTGGGGGCAGCCTTCGGATCTGGTGGGTGCGACGCTCTTTCTGTCGTCGGCAGCAAGCGACTACGTCACCGGAACCGTCCTGACCGTGGACGGGGGATGGATGGCGCGATGA
- a CDS encoding cupin domain-containing protein, which produces MYASHTMAMTSTRRSFLSSASLTALALPLMETQAQAIPHPEPFQVFSNEKLEASKKTLNASPGNDNLFKGSAGLTMAMTVEEKKAAKEFEWHEGRDHILQVLEGSTVYELGGTPKDGRNVKPGEWLAPSADGATRVELKKGDVLVIPRGTLHKRTTADKVTFYLISSEGSVR; this is translated from the coding sequence ATGTATGCTTCACACACCATGGCTATGACATCGACTCGCCGCAGTTTTCTTTCGTCTGCATCGCTGACCGCATTGGCTCTTCCTTTGATGGAGACACAGGCGCAGGCTATCCCGCACCCCGAGCCGTTTCAGGTGTTCTCGAACGAGAAACTGGAGGCATCCAAGAAGACTCTGAATGCCAGTCCCGGCAACGACAACCTGTTTAAAGGATCTGCTGGACTGACCATGGCGATGACCGTGGAAGAGAAGAAGGCTGCGAAAGAATTTGAGTGGCACGAAGGTCGCGACCATATCCTCCAGGTGTTGGAAGGCTCCACGGTTTATGAACTCGGCGGAACTCCGAAAGATGGCCGTAATGTGAAGCCAGGAGAATGGCTTGCACCATCGGCGGACGGAGCCACTCGTGTCGAGTTGAAGAAAGGCGATGTTCTGGTGATCCCTCGTGGGACGCTCCACAAGCGAACAACCGCCGATAAAGTAACGTTCTACCTGATCTCGTCTGAGGGAAGTGTCCGATAA